The Bacteroidota bacterium genome includes the window TATTGTTTTATCAAGGCATTGGAAGAACCGATCTGCCAGGTGGGAATCATCAGCAATTACTCGATAGCATCCGAACCAAATTATTTACCTTGCCTGCTGATTTTACTGTGTATCCGGGACATGGTCCTGCTACAACCATTGGTTTTGAAAAAGAAAATAATCCTTTTTTAAACTGATTTTATTTTACACTAAACTGCGAATCTGCAACTGCTTGATTCAACTTTTTGTTGCTAAATTCTATACTCGTATAGTCGTCCGACAATTCAACCGTTTTTATTTTTGAAACCGTATAATCTGTTTTATCAAAATACATTGAAATAGTTTTAATGTAACTTTTCATTTCTTTTGCTTTCGGTGTCATTTCTACCAAATAGTAAGTTTCATTTTCGAAATAATTGATTTTAAAATCGCTGTGATTGAGCACATTTCCTTGCACCGAATTCAGCATCATATCATTAATACCTTTAAATAATTTGTTAGAATTGGTGTCGTATTTCGAAACCTTTTTTCCATCTTTTATATAAATTTTATCCTTATTAATTACTATTAAATAGCTCGTAGGACTCAAGTATTCCCAACGAAGTAGGTTCGTTTTTTTAAAATAGAAATGACCTTTTGAAATTATTTTTTCACTTAACATACTCAAGTTTTTTTCTTGCGTGAAATTACTTTCAATACTATTGGTTGCTTTTGATTTTTCAAGCAATTTTTGTTTAAACAAAGCAGTATCCTTCATGGTTTTGAAATCTTTGTTCTGTGCAGATAGAGTAGTGCTAAATACTAAAACAAGAATTAAATGAATTATTAAGTTTTTAGAAATAAAATGTGACAATGAAGAATTATACATAGGGTTTTATTTTTAATAGTTTTTCCAGCGATACAATTTTGAAGCCATTTGTTACACAATGATTTAATGTTGCATCAAGTACAGGAATCACTTGTTCGTAGGTGTCGTGAAACAATAACATTGAGCCCGGTCTGATTTGAGAACAAACCCGCTCCTTAATTTTATCTTGATTTTTTGAAACGCCATCCATAGATCGCACGTTCCAACCAATGCACGTTAGTTTTAACTGCTCAACAGCTTCAGCAATTGATGGAGTAGTAACACCATAGGGAGGTCGAAACAAAGCTGGTTTAATACCGAGTAGTTTCTCAATCGTATCATTTGTTCGACTTATTTCTTTTTTGATTTTCGAACTTCCAAAAAAATCAAAAAAATAGGAATGGGAATACGAATGATTGGCAATTAGGTGTCCTTCTGCATGCATGCGCTGCAACAACGCTTCTTTGCCTTCTATATTTTTACCAATGCAAAAAAAAGTAGCTGAAATTTCATGTTTCTTAAGCCAATCTAAAACCATTGGAGTAACAGTTTCATTGGGCCCATCATCAAAACTTAGTGCGATGTGTTTGGTGCTACTATCTTTACTTTGACAGAAAACATCAACATGATAATTTGAATTTATTTGAGATGAACCCCAAGCAACTATTGCAAAATAGACAAGTGCAGTTACTATAAAAATGAACTCAGGTAATGGAATTATAAAATAATGCAAACACAGCAAAAGTAGCATCAGCATACCAAAAAGTGCTGTATTAGTTTTATGTGTCAACATGCCGTAAGCAATGAAAATGTGTGATTTATTCCTCTATAATGATTGTAAATCAAAATGGTTTTTACAGCGCGCTTTTTGTCATTGAGTAATATTGATGGAGAAACACTTTTTGATTTTAAAATATGTGCTGCAAGCAAGTAAGCAAATGAATTACACGTATGGTATTCTCCACTAAGATGCTTGAAATAAGCAACTGTACTTTTATTAAAAAGTTTGTCGCTTACTTCTGTATAAACACGCTCGTACTTCTCATCTCCATTATAAC containing:
- a CDS encoding outer membrane lipoprotein carrier protein LolA, with translation MYNSSLSHFISKNLIIHLILVLVFSTTLSAQNKDFKTMKDTALFKQKLLEKSKATNSIESNFTQEKNLSMLSEKIISKGHFYFKKTNLLRWEYLSPTSYLIVINKDKIYIKDGKKVSKYDTNSNKLFKGINDMMLNSVQGNVLNHSDFKINYFENETYYLVEMTPKAKEMKSYIKTISMYFDKTDYTVSKIKTVELSDDYTSIEFSNKKLNQAVADSQFSVK
- a CDS encoding polysaccharide deacetylase family protein encodes the protein MLTHKTNTALFGMLMLLLLCLHYFIIPLPEFIFIVTALVYFAIVAWGSSQINSNYHVDVFCQSKDSSTKHIALSFDDGPNETVTPMVLDWLKKHEISATFFCIGKNIEGKEALLQRMHAEGHLIANHSYSHSYFFDFFGSSKIKKEISRTNDTIEKLLGIKPALFRPPYGVTTPSIAEAVEQLKLTCIGWNVRSMDGVSKNQDKIKERVCSQIRPGSMLLFHDTYEQVIPVLDATLNHCVTNGFKIVSLEKLLKIKPYV